The genomic segment TTAAATTGAATGAATTGGTAAATATTTACATAAATTTTCGAGTTGTCATTTAATAAGTTGTAATGTAAAAACTGGTATGTTAAAATCGTGCTGACACTTAACGATTGGAGTTGAAGAGGATAATGTAATAATTCTTGCCACCTTTTTAAAGAATAAAGCAGAATTTCTTTTATTCTTTATTGGCAAGATAGTTACCTTATTCTTTTCACTCAGAAAATATATCCTTTTTATACCCTGCAATGGGTTGGATGTGCCGTATTTTTTGAGCTACAAGAAAGGTAACTTTCTTGTAGCTCTTTTTTTATTCTGACAAAGGAGGTTGTCGAGCTCGGAAAGACTGAAAATATCTCAGATGGCGTATCACAAACAGCCGTTAGTCGAGGTTGAAGCATGACAGCGAATTTTTGGAGGCATATCGGGACAAAGATTGTGGAACTGCAAGAGATAAACCATTTCTAGGAGGATGAAAGTGATGGAGATTGAGGTTGTAGATGATTATGTGAACCGGTTCCTATTGTGTGAAGCGGTTCACAAAAAAACAAATCGGTTGCCGGAGGTTTACCAATCTATCGACAGGTGCACGTAGTAATCTGTCTGTAAACGTGTGCGCTTTTTCTGTATAGTTGATTATTGACATGACGTGTCATAGCGCCAATTGACGGTTGCTTTTTACGGTTTCTCCGGCGGTAAGGAGAAGACATGAAACTAACCTCGAAATATGAAACGATTCGGCGAATATTGTCCGACTTCAAGCAGCCCAAGTATCGGTATGCTCAGATTATGGACGCAATTTTCAAGCAAAATATCGGCGAATACGGACGGATGACCATACTACCCAAATTTTTGCGTGACGAGTTGAACCGGATACTTGGTCCAAACGTTTGCAGTATCGTTCCGGTAAAGGAATTCACATCGAAACAGGTTAGCAAGGTGCTGTTTGCTATTCCGGGTGACGAACGCGTGGAGGCCGTACGACTTACTTATGAGCGGGGGTGGAAATCGTATTGTATTTCCACACAGTGCGGCTGCGGATTCGGGTGCAAGTTTTGTGCTACCGGTACCATTGGCCTGAAACGAAATCTGACCGCCGACGAAATTACCGACCAATTGCTGTACTTTCGCTTGAACGGCCACACTTTGGACAGCATCTCATTCATGGGCATGGGGGAGGCGCTTGCCAACCCGCATATTTTTGATGCAATGACGATATTGACCGACCCGTATCTCTTTGGTTTAGGACATCGACGAATTACGATTTCCACTATCGGCCTGTTGCAGGGAATCGACAAGCTGACTCGGGAGTTTCCCCAGGTCAATCTAACCTTCTCGCTGCATTCGCCGTTCGACGATCAGCGAAGTGAGCTGATGCCGATCAACGACCGATTCCCAGTCCGCG from the Brevibacillus brevis genome contains:
- a CDS encoding Cfr family 23S rRNA (adenine(2503)-C(8))-methyltransferase, with translation MKLTSKYETIRRILSDFKQPKYRYAQIMDAIFKQNIGEYGRMTILPKFLRDELNRILGPNVCSIVPVKEFTSKQVSKVLFAIPGDERVEAVRLTYERGWKSYCISTQCGCGFGCKFCATGTIGLKRNLTADEITDQLLYFRLNGHTLDSISFMGMGEALANPHIFDAMTILTDPYLFGLGHRRITISTIGLLQGIDKLTREFPQVNLTFSLHSPFDDQRSELMPINDRFPVRDVLMALDRHIRQTGRKVYIAYILLRGVNDSTAHAEAVAGLLRGRGPWEHLYHVNLIPFNSTEVTPDSYRQSDPTQIKSFVRILKSKGISITVRTQFGSDINVACGQLYRSE